The following nucleotide sequence is from Saccharothrix texasensis.
CGGTCGAGGTGAGCATGACGGCCAGGGCGGCGGGCAGCACCGCGCACACGACCCTGAGAAGACGTCCGCGCACGTCCAGTCCTTCCTCGAAACGTCACCTGCGTGAAGGCGGCAGACCGACGACGTTACGAAGCCGTTCCGAGGGATCACAGTCGGTGCTATTCTCATTACCTGCGAGTAACCTGGACTGCTTCGTCGGGGTGCCGCCATGACCGTTCCGCGCCGCAGCGACGCCCTGAGGAACCGGGCGTCGATCATCCGCGCGGCCGAGGAGCTGGTCCTGCGCGGCACGACGCCGTCACCGGCGCGCATCGCCCGCCTCACCGGCCTCGGCCAGGCGACGGTGTACCGGCACTTCCCCGACCGCCGCACGTTGCTGCTCACGGTGGCGCGCGAGCACCTGGGGCTGCTGGTGGAGGCGGCCGGGCGCGACGCCGACGACCCCGCCGCGTTCCGCGCGCTGCTCCAGGCCGTGATGGCCTACCAGGTGTCGATGCGCCCGCTGGTGGACGCGCTGCGCCGCTTCCCCGAACCCGACCGGCGCGGGCACGTGCGGCGGCTGCTGGACGTGCTGCGCGGGCCGTTCGACCGCTCCCGGGCGGCGGGCCACCTGCGCCACGACATCGTGCTCGACGACGTCGTGGTGGTGCTGACGATGCTCCAGGCGGCCGTGGACCTGACCCCCGACCCGCGCCGCGCGATCCCCGTGCTGCTCGACGGGCTCTTCCTCCCCGAACCCGACCGGGCGGCGGGCTCGGTGCGCCGGTAGCGCCGGTAGCGCCGGGGGAGCGGCGAGGAAGTCACCCGATCGCGTTACGGTGCGCGCCATGGTCTCGGTGCTGCTCGTCGAGGACGACCCGGTGGTGCGGTCGGCGGTGACCCGGGCGCTGACCGGGCTCGGGCACGCGGTGCTGCCCGTCGGCACGGCGTTGGAGGCGTTGCGCGAGATCACCGGCGGCGCGTTCGACCTGGTCGTGCTCGACCTCGGCCTGCCCGACATGGACGGCGCGGACGCCCTGCGCATGATGCGCGGCGTGTGCGACGTGCCGGTCATCGTCGCCACCGCCCGCGACGACGAGAGCGAGATCGTCCGCCTGCTCAACGCCGGCGCCGACGACTACCTCGTCAAGCCGTTCTCCAGCGAGCACCTCGCCGCCCGGCTCTCCGCCGTGCTCCGGCGCGCGCGCAAGGACGCCGCGCCCGCCACCTTCCGCGTCGGCCGCCTCACCGTGGACCCCGACCGCCGTGAAGCGCGCCTGGACGGCCGCGAGCTGAACCTCACCCGCAAGGAGTTCGACCTCCTCGCCTACCTCGCCGCGCGCGAGGGCAAGGTGGTGCCGCGCGGCGAGCTCCTGGCGAACCTGTGGAACCTGCCCGGCAGGCACGACGACCAGACGCTGGACGTGCACCTGTCCTGGCTGCGCCGCAAGCTCGGCGAACGCGCCGCCCAACCCCGCTACCTGCACACGGTGCGCGGTGTCGGGTTCAAGCTCACGGCGGCCGAGTGAGGAAGTCGCTCGCCCTCGTCTCGCTGGCCGTCACGTCGATGGTCGCGCTCGCGTTCCTGATCCCGCTCGCCCTCGTGGTGCGCCAGCTCGCCGAGGACCGCGCGCTCGCCGACGCCGAACGCCTCGCCGGCGCGCTCACGCCGGTCCTGGTGATCACCTCGGACCCGGCGTCCGTCGGGCAGGCCCTCACCGCCACCGCCGGCCGGGTCGCCGTGCACCTGGCCGACGGCCAGGTCGTCGGCGTGCCGGTGGCGACCGACCGGCAGATCCGCACCGCCCGGGAGCAGGGGCTGGCGTCCACCGAGCCGATACCGGCCGGTCTCGTGCACCTTCAGCCCGTGCTGCTCGGCGAGGGCCGGGTGGCGGTGGTGGAGGCGTTCGTGCCGCGCGCCGAGCTGTCCCGGGGCGTCGAGCAGGCGTGGCTGGCGCTCAGCGGCGTCGCCGTCGTGCTGGTGCTCGGCTCGGTGCTGGTCGCCGACCGCCTCGGCGCGCGGGTCGTCAGGGCGTCGACCGCCCTCGCCGAAGGCGCGCGCAAAATGGGCCAGGGCGATCTCGCCACCAGGGTCACTCCGACCGGTCCGCCGGAATTGCTCGACGCGGGCGCCGCGTTCAACCGGATGGCCGACCGGATCGGCCAACTGGTGGCGAACGAACGCGAAATCCTGGCCGACCTCTCGCACCGTTTGCGCACCCCGCTCACCGCGTTGCGGCTCGATTCGGAAACCCTCGGCCAGGACCCGGGCGCCAACCGCGTCCGGCAGGCCGTGCACGCGCTGGAACGCGAGGTGAACGAACTCATCCGGGCCGCCCGCCGCGAGCTGGACGACCCCGACGGCGGCCGGTGCGACGCGGCGCAGGTCGTGCACGACCGCCTGGTCTTCTGGTCCGCCCTCGCCGACGACCAGCAGCGGCTGTGGAACCTGCGCGGCACCGAGCGGCCCGCTTTCGTCCCGCTCACCCGCAGCGACCTCGCCGCCGCGATGGACGCCGTGCTCGGCAACGTCTTCCGGCACACGCCCGAGGGGGTCGGGTTCGTCGTGGCCCTCTTCCACCAGCCGGAACGCGTGGTCATCGTGATCGAGGACGCCGGGCCGGGCATCCAGGACCTGGCGGCGGCGCTGCGGCGGGGCAGCAGCGGCGCGGGCTCGACCGGGCTCGGCCTCGACATCGCGCGCCGGGCGGCGGAGTCCACCGGCGGCTCCCTGGTGGTCGACCGGGGGCCGCTGGGCGGCACGCGGGTCCAGCTCCGGCTCGGCCGCGCGGAAGAGCCAGTCTGACCCGCGGTCCCTTTTCCGCGCCTGATGCGACCTTTAAATGTTCCTTAAATAATCGGCCGTTGACAGTTCTGCATTCCGGGATAAGGTTATTCACGGAATTGAGGTCGACCGCGGCGCTCCCACCCTTGCCCGGTCCTCCCGGTTCCACTCCGGTGCGGCGACCGCGTGCGCTTACCCTGCGAAGAAGCGCACCGCGGTCGCCGCGCCCGAAATGCCGCCGAATGCAGATTGAGGTTTTCCGCGTGTCGCGCAAGAGCAGTGTGCTGCCCGTCGTCGTCGTCCTCGCCGGGCTGGCCCTGGCCGGGTGCGAGCACCCGGACGGGATGGCCCTCGTCACGGCCGGCGCCACCGCCACCGCGCGCACCACGCCCCAACCGGACGTCGAGCCGACCACGGCCGGCACGGCGGCCACCTCGTCGGACGCCGCACCGTCCTCGTCCGTGACCACGACCTCCGAGACGCCACCGGCCACGACCACCACGACGACGACCACGACCACCGTCGAGCCGCCGCGGCAGGCGCAGGTCCCGGCGCCGCCGCCCGCGCCCGCCGCGCCGACCAGGACCGAGGTCGAGCTGGCCGAGGCGAAGGTGGTCGAGCTGACCAACGGCGAACGCGCCGCGAACGGCTGCCCCGCGCTGGCCGCAGACGGCAGGCTGGCCGCCGCCGCCCGCGCCCACAGCGCCGACATGGCCGCGCAGAACTACTTCGACCACGTCTCCAAGGACGGCCGCAGCTTCGTCGACCGGGTCAAGGCCGCCGGGTACCCGTCACCCGGCGCGGAGAACATCGCCGCCGGTCAGCGCACCGCGGAGGCCGTGCTCAAGGGCTGGATGGACTCGCCGGGCCACCGCGCCAACATCCTGAACTGCAAGCTCAAGACGTTGGGCGTCGGCATGGCCCGCGGCGGTTCCTACGGCATCTACTGGACTCAGAACTTCGGCTGGTGACCGTCACGGCCGGCCGGTAGCTCGTCCAGGATCAGCACGGTGTGGCTGGACGTCACGTCCGGCATCGTCTGCAACCGCGACAGCACCAGGTCGCGCAGGCTGTGCGCGTCCGGCGCGCGCACCAGCAGCACCAGGTCGTAGTCGCCGGACACCAGCGCGCCGTGCCACACCTCGGGGATCTCCATCACCCGCTGCCGCACCGCCTTCCACGAGTGCTGGCTGATCTTGAGGTACACGTAGGCGGAGATGCCGAAGCCGTAGCGCTCCGGGTCGACCACCGCGGCGTACCCGGTGAGGACGCCGTCCCGGTGCAGCCGCTCCACCCGCGAGTACGCGCTCGCCCGCGAGATGTGCAGCTTCTCCGCCAACGCCCGCATCGACAGCCTGCCGTCCGCGCGCAGCTCCTCCACGATGCGCCGGTCGAGCTCGTCGAGCGGCGCCGAATGTCCAGCCCGGACCGTCATGCGGCCGACAATAGCCCGTCTGCGCAACCGTTCGTCCGGATTCCGGGCCCGGATCTGGAACATTGGCCGCTGTGAGCTGGACCATGCCCTCCATCTCGCCCAGTGAGACACCCGGAGGTGCCCATGGCCCGCACCCGCGCGCCCGAGCGGACGTTGCTGCCCAGCGACGAACCGCTGTCGCTGCTGCGCAAGGACGGCACGCCGGTGGACGACTCGCCGCTGGCCATGCCCGATGACGACGTGCTGGTCGAGCTGCACCGCCGGATGGTCCTCGGCCGGCGCTTCGACACCCAGGCCACCGCGCTGACCAAGCAGGGCAGGCTCGCGGTCTACCCGTCCTCACGCGGCCAGGAGGCGTGCGAGGTCGGCGCGGTGCTCGCGCTGCGCCCCGACGACTGGCTGTTCCCGACCTACCGCGACTCCGTCGCCCTGGTCACCCGCGGCGTCGACCCGGCCGAGACGCTGACCCTGCTGCAGGGCGGCTGGCACCTCGGCTACGACCCGTACGAGCACCGCGTCGGCCCCCAGTGCACCCCGCTGGCGACCAACACGCTGCACGCCGTCGGCTTCGCGCACGCCGCCCGGCTCAAGGGCGAGGACACCGCCGCGCTGGTCATGCTCGGCGACGGCGCGACCTCCGAGGGCGACACGCACGAGGCGCTGAACTTCGCCGGCGTGTGGCGGCCGCCGGTGGTGTTCCTGGTGCAGAACAACGGTTACGCGATCAGCGTGCCGCTGTCCAAGCAGAACGCCGCGCCGTCGTTGGCGCACAAGGGCATCGGGTACGGCGTGCCGTCCGTGCTGGTGGACGGCAACGACGTGGCGGCCGTGTACGCGGCCGTGCGCGAGGCGGTGGAGTCCGGCGGGCCGACGTTGATCGAGGCGCTGACCTACCGGATCGAAGCGCACACCAACGCCGACGACGCCACCCGCTACCGCACGTCCGACGAGGTCGCGGCGTGGCTGGACCGGGACCCGGTCGACCGGCTGGAGGCGTACCTGGTCTCGCGGGGGCTGTTGGACCACGCGCGGCGCGCGGCGGTGGCGGCCGAGGCGGAGGAGCTCGCGGCGTCCGTGCGGGCCAAGCTGAACGTCGACGTCGTGCCCTCGCCCGACGAGCTGTTCGAGCACGTCTACGCGACCACACCCCGCCACCTGCGGGAGCAGGCGGCGGCGCTGAGGGAGGAACTGGCATGACCGCGGTGTCCGCGCAGGCGTCCCAGGCCACGCAGGTCTCCATGGCCGGCGCGCTGAACCGGGCGTTGGGCGACGCGTTGGCCGCCGACCCGACCGTGCTCGTGTTCGGCGAGGACGTGGGCGCGCTCGGCGGCGTGTTCCGGGTGACCGACGGGCTGGCCGCCCGGTTCGGCGAGCAGCGGGTGTTCGACACGCCGCTGGCCGAGTCCGGCATCGTCGGCACCGCCATCGGCATGGCGATGAACGGGCTGCGGCCCGTGGTGGAGATGCAGTTCGACGCGTTCGCCTACCCGGCGTTCGAGCAGATCACCAGCCACCTGGCCAAGCTGCGCAACCGCACCCGCGGCCGGGTGTCGTTGCCGGTCGTGATCCGGGTGCCCTACGGCGGCGGCATCGGCGGGGTCGAGCACCACTGCGACTCGTCGGAGGCCTACTACACGCACACGCCGGGGCTGCGGGTCGTCACGCCGGGCACGCCCGACGACGCCTACCGGCTGCTGCGCGACTCGATCGACTCGCCCGATCCGGTGATCTTCCTGGAGCCGAAGCGGCGGTACTGGGCCAAGGGCGCGCTCGACCCGGCGACCTCGGTCGGGTTCGACCGGGCGCTGGTGCGGCGACCCGGGCGTGACGTCACCTTGATCGCGTACGGGCCGATGGTGGCGACGGCGTTGGAGACGGCCGAGGCGGCGGTGGAGGAGGGCTGGGACGTCGAGGTCGTGGACCTGCGGTCGTTGTCGCCGTTCGACGACGAGACGGTGTGCGCCTCGGTGGTGAAGACCGGCCGCGCGGTGGTCGTGCACGAGGCGTCCGGGTTCGGCGGGTACGGCGCGGAGGTCGTGGCGCGGGTGACCGAGCGGTGCTTCCACCACCTGCACGCGCCGGTGCTGCGGGTGACCGGGTTCGACATCCCCTACCCGCCGCCGAAGCTGGAGGAGCACCACCTGCCGGGCGTGGACCGGATCCTGGACGCGATCGCCCGGTTGCAGTGGGACGACGAGGTCGTGGGGAGCTACGGTGCCTGACTTCCGGCTGCCCGACCTGGGCGAGGGGCTGACCGAGGGCGAGATCGTCACCTGGCTGGTGTCGGTGGGCGACGAGGTGTCGATCGACCAGCCCGTGGTCGAGGTGGAGACGGCGAAGGCCGTGGTCGAGGTGCCGTGCCCGTACGAGGGCGTGGTGAGCGCGCGGTTCGGCGAGCCGGGGGAGAAGCTGGCGGTCGGCTCGGTGCTGCTCACCGTGGGCGCGCCGGAGCAGTCGGGCAGCGGCAACGTGCTGATCGGCTACGGCACCTCCGAGACGCCGCGCCGACGCCGCCCCCGCGCGTCCTACGCCCGGAACCGGGGTCTTCCCCGTTCGGAGCACCCGGGTTCACCACTCGGCACACCCGAACCCGCGCCGTCGGACACCGGTCGCGCGGTCGCGCCCGCCGTCATCTCCCCGCTCGTGCGGCAGCTCGCGCGGGACAGCGGCTTGGCGCTCGACCGGATCGCCGGCACCGGGCCGGGCGGTGTCATCCGGCGCGCGGACGTGGAACGCGAACTCGCCGTCCGCACCACCCCGGACCCGACCCACGACCCGGCCGCGGCCCATGACGCCGCCCCGGCCCATGACGCCGCGCCCTCCGGCGACCGGCGCATCCCCCTGCGCGGCCTGCGCGGCGCGGTCGCGGCGAAGTTGGCCACCTCGCGCCGGGAGATCCCCGAGGCGACCGTCTGGGTGGACGTCGACGCCACCGACTTCCTCGCCGCACGGGCCGCGATGCCGACGGTGTCGCTGCTCGCGCTGTTCGCCCGGTTCGCCGTGCTGGGCCTGAAGAAGTTCCCCGAGCTGAACTCCCGGGTCGAGGGTGACGAGGTCGTCGTCCTCGACCGGGTGAACCTCGGCTTCGCCGCCCAGACCGACCGCGGCCTGGTCGTGCCGGTGGTGCGGGACGCCCAGTCCCTGACCACCGCCGAGCTCGCGGCCGCCATCGCCGCCCACACCGCGTCGGCGCGGGAAGGCCGGCTCACGCCCGCCGCGATGACCGGCGGCACGTTCACCGTCAACAACTACGGCGTGTTCGGCGTCGACGGCTCGGCCGCCATCATCAACCACCCGGAAGCCGCGATCCTCGGCATCGGCCGCATCATCGACCGGCCGTGGGCGGTGGCCGGGCAGCTCGCCGTGCGCAAGGTCGCCCAGCTGACGCTCGCCTTCGACCACCGGGTGTGCGACGGCGGCACGGCGGGCGGGTTCCTGAGGTTCGTCGCGGACTGCGTGGAGTCGCCGGTC
It contains:
- a CDS encoding HAMP domain-containing sensor histidine kinase; amino-acid sequence: MRKSLALVSLAVTSMVALAFLIPLALVVRQLAEDRALADAERLAGALTPVLVITSDPASVGQALTATAGRVAVHLADGQVVGVPVATDRQIRTAREQGLASTEPIPAGLVHLQPVLLGEGRVAVVEAFVPRAELSRGVEQAWLALSGVAVVLVLGSVLVADRLGARVVRASTALAEGARKMGQGDLATRVTPTGPPELLDAGAAFNRMADRIGQLVANEREILADLSHRLRTPLTALRLDSETLGQDPGANRVRQAVHALEREVNELIRAARRELDDPDGGRCDAAQVVHDRLVFWSALADDQQRLWNLRGTERPAFVPLTRSDLAAAMDAVLGNVFRHTPEGVGFVVALFHQPERVVIVIEDAGPGIQDLAAALRRGSSGAGSTGLGLDIARRAAESTGGSLVVDRGPLGGTRVQLRLGRAEEPV
- a CDS encoding alpha-ketoacid dehydrogenase subunit beta, with the translated sequence MTAVSAQASQATQVSMAGALNRALGDALAADPTVLVFGEDVGALGGVFRVTDGLAARFGEQRVFDTPLAESGIVGTAIGMAMNGLRPVVEMQFDAFAYPAFEQITSHLAKLRNRTRGRVSLPVVIRVPYGGGIGGVEHHCDSSEAYYTHTPGLRVVTPGTPDDAYRLLRDSIDSPDPVIFLEPKRRYWAKGALDPATSVGFDRALVRRPGRDVTLIAYGPMVATALETAEAAVEEGWDVEVVDLRSLSPFDDETVCASVVKTGRAVVVHEASGFGGYGAEVVARVTERCFHHLHAPVLRVTGFDIPYPPPKLEEHHLPGVDRILDAIARLQWDDEVVGSYGA
- a CDS encoding TetR/AcrR family transcriptional regulator; the protein is MTVPRRSDALRNRASIIRAAEELVLRGTTPSPARIARLTGLGQATVYRHFPDRRTLLLTVAREHLGLLVEAAGRDADDPAAFRALLQAVMAYQVSMRPLVDALRRFPEPDRRGHVRRLLDVLRGPFDRSRAAGHLRHDIVLDDVVVVLTMLQAAVDLTPDPRRAIPVLLDGLFLPEPDRAAGSVRR
- a CDS encoding response regulator transcription factor, which codes for MVSVLLVEDDPVVRSAVTRALTGLGHAVLPVGTALEALREITGGAFDLVVLDLGLPDMDGADALRMMRGVCDVPVIVATARDDESEIVRLLNAGADDYLVKPFSSEHLAARLSAVLRRARKDAAPATFRVGRLTVDPDRREARLDGRELNLTRKEFDLLAYLAAREGKVVPRGELLANLWNLPGRHDDQTLDVHLSWLRRKLGERAAQPRYLHTVRGVGFKLTAAE
- a CDS encoding Lrp/AsnC family transcriptional regulator; translation: MTVRAGHSAPLDELDRRIVEELRADGRLSMRALAEKLHISRASAYSRVERLHRDGVLTGYAAVVDPERYGFGISAYVYLKISQHSWKAVRQRVMEIPEVWHGALVSGDYDLVLLVRAPDAHSLRDLVLSRLQTMPDVTSSHTVLILDELPAGRDGHQPKF
- a CDS encoding CAP domain-containing protein; protein product: MQIEVFRVSRKSSVLPVVVVLAGLALAGCEHPDGMALVTAGATATARTTPQPDVEPTTAGTAATSSDAAPSSSVTTTSETPPATTTTTTTTTTVEPPRQAQVPAPPPAPAAPTRTEVELAEAKVVELTNGERAANGCPALAADGRLAAAARAHSADMAAQNYFDHVSKDGRSFVDRVKAAGYPSPGAENIAAGQRTAEAVLKGWMDSPGHRANILNCKLKTLGVGMARGGSYGIYWTQNFGW
- a CDS encoding thiamine pyrophosphate-dependent dehydrogenase E1 component subunit alpha — protein: MARTRAPERTLLPSDEPLSLLRKDGTPVDDSPLAMPDDDVLVELHRRMVLGRRFDTQATALTKQGRLAVYPSSRGQEACEVGAVLALRPDDWLFPTYRDSVALVTRGVDPAETLTLLQGGWHLGYDPYEHRVGPQCTPLATNTLHAVGFAHAARLKGEDTAALVMLGDGATSEGDTHEALNFAGVWRPPVVFLVQNNGYAISVPLSKQNAAPSLAHKGIGYGVPSVLVDGNDVAAVYAAVREAVESGGPTLIEALTYRIEAHTNADDATRYRTSDEVAAWLDRDPVDRLEAYLVSRGLLDHARRAAVAAEAEELAASVRAKLNVDVVPSPDELFEHVYATTPRHLREQAAALREELA
- a CDS encoding dihydrolipoamide acetyltransferase family protein, which codes for MPDFRLPDLGEGLTEGEIVTWLVSVGDEVSIDQPVVEVETAKAVVEVPCPYEGVVSARFGEPGEKLAVGSVLLTVGAPEQSGSGNVLIGYGTSETPRRRRPRASYARNRGLPRSEHPGSPLGTPEPAPSDTGRAVAPAVISPLVRQLARDSGLALDRIAGTGPGGVIRRADVERELAVRTTPDPTHDPAAAHDAAPAHDAAPSGDRRIPLRGLRGAVAAKLATSRREIPEATVWVDVDATDFLAARAAMPTVSLLALFARFAVLGLKKFPELNSRVEGDEVVVLDRVNLGFAAQTDRGLVVPVVRDAQSLTTAELAAAIAAHTASAREGRLTPAAMTGGTFTVNNYGVFGVDGSAAIINHPEAAILGIGRIIDRPWAVAGQLAVRKVAQLTLAFDHRVCDGGTAGGFLRFVADCVESPVTALADL